DNA sequence from the Shewanella piezotolerans WP3 genome:
TGGGTCAAGAAGTAACCGAATGACTTCGGTTATCATATACCGTCATTAAAAAGCCCGTTAAATACGGGCTTTTTAATGCATCTATTTTGAAGACTACTCGTCAGCACCGCTATGAGCAGGTGCACTCACCATAGGTTTCGTTTCGCTGTTAGTTTCATCACTACTTAAGGCGTCCTTATCTCGACCGTCTTCGCTTTTAAGCCAAGTAATAAACAGCTCATACCAAATAGCAAGCACCACTGCGCCTAGAAATAAGCCGATTATCCCAGCGGTGATCATACCGCCTATAGCACCAATCAAAATTACAGGCATAGGTACATCGACACCGCGCCCCATTAACATTGGCTTTAAGAAGCTATCAGAGACACCTGCAATAATGACCCAAACGGTAAATATTGTCGCAGGGGTAGAGTCATGTGTTGAGAAAACAAAAAATATTAATGGTAAGACGACCAATAACGGTGGCAGTTGCGCAATGCCCAAGATAAAAACAATAAAGGTAAATAAACCCGCGGCAGGAATACTAAAGGTAAATAGTGCCGAACCAATTAATATCGCTTGGATAAACGCCACCCCAACAACACCTAATAACACACTCCGGATTGTCGCTGCAGTTAATGTTGTCCACTCTTCGCCATGCTTGCCAACGACTTTAACCGCCACGGTGCTCACTGCAGCAGCAGACTTCTCAGCATGTGCCATAAACCCACCAGCAATTGCTAACGAAACAATAAACATCACTAGTGTGCCAACACCGCTGCCTAAAACTCCGGCCATAGTACCAACTGCTGATTTAATTTGTGGTAAAAAGTGGATGACTGCTTTTTCAAGATTGGTTGAAAAAAGTGCCCAGGCATCAAACAGCTTATCGCCAATCAAAGGGATATCAGCAATTTTTTGAGTTGGGCCAGGGATTCTAATTTCACCAGATTGCAAAACAGCAATAGTATGACTAACGCCATCAAATATTGAACTAGATACTAATATAAACGGCGTTATAAGCAGTATAATACTGCCCAATGCCAAAATGGTCGCTGCGAGTCCCCGCCGCCCTTTTAACGCCCGCTCGAGCTTTTGAGTCAACGGCATTAATGCTACCGCTATAATCGCTCCCCATAAAACTGGAATAACGAAAGGTTTAATAATGTCATAAGTCCAAACGATTAAAATAAATAACAAACCGATACGAATGGCTGACTCCATCATATTAGTTATAAAAAGCTTGCTTTGACTGTGCTGCATTGGATTTTCCATATTAACGGTCCTGTTCTGAGACTTTTTGAGCCAGTCCAGCGCTCACCAAACTTGCCACCACAATTGCCATATAAAACACACCTGCAATTGCTTCTAAATATACAACAACCTGTGCAAAAGGCTTATCTGGGCTAATATCGCCATAGCCCAACGTCGTTAGTGTTACAAAACTAAAATAAACCATCTGTGAAAAGTTTTGCCCCCAAGGTACTTGCTCTATTCCGCCAAATGCACTTGGAGAAAAGGCTAGTATCAACAAATAGGCTAAAGCCCACTGTAATCCAAGTAATAGAAATAACGCTATCGACCCTACCACCTTGTTACTATCGACTGAGCCAGAAAACAAAATTTGTCTGCAAATAGAGCTAAATGTACCCCAAAAAAAAGCAAACATTAGCAGTAACATCATTAAGTTAAGGTGAGGAATGAACACTAATTTTTTAAGTATAACCAAAGCAATCCATATGACGATCAACATCTGCATAAAGCGCTTCCAGCTCTTATCAACCCCTAAACTCACCACACAGACTAAAAAAGTCACCGCAATGATCCCCTCAAGGATAGACTCCACCATCCCCGCTGCCACACTTTTAATTAGCGAAGCGCTCAGCAGCATGATCACCAGCGCAGCGGTCATATAGTAAAAATTGTTATCTTTATTTATTTTTCGTTCAATCAAGCTAAACGGTCCTTAAAGATTAGAGCAAAAGAGCCTACTATTGGCTTACCATTAAACATCGCACAAATATCTTATAGGTCAATGTTTAATAAACTTTTATGTAAGAATAATCAAAACAAACTCGATGGCAGAGATAGGTGGGTTAGCCTCCCCCATTTAACATGGGATCAGCTTTTAAGTTTAAGATAAACAACGAGTTGAGTATGAGTCCGTGTGAAAACCATATAAATTTAAATGGAAAGCTATTGCTCGAGCCCTAGTCACCACTAGGGCCGCAAGCAACCTTCTTATTAATTAACAGTGCAGCCAACAGCGAGTTCATCGGATACTTGTCGCCACACTCCCCAGGGCTCAGCCGCAAAGACGATACTCGGTGTACGACCTCCCGCAATATACCATTCATTGCGATATTGCTTGCAATCTAGGCCATCAATAACCACCTCTCCTGGATTACTGTAAAGTTTTGCACTATCCCAATACCCTTCTAAAGGGGCAACTGGGGGAGTGTGTTCTCCAGTGGTGAAGCGACATTGACCATTAGCATCAACCGTAAAGATCATTTGTGCACTCAGGGATATATAAGTGTTATCTTTAGCTGCGGCTAACGCCTGCAGTGCCGCCGTCGCTTCATTAGCACAACTTGCGTTACCATCACTGGTGTCTAATGTAACGAAACTGCCATTAAGATCGATTTTCAAGCTGTTTTGTGGCAATAGATATTCATTGACATCTGACTGAGACGACGCATTTTTCGTGACCACTAAGCTTGTCTTATTATAAAAATTATAGAAGTAGAGCTCTTTTTTGCTGCTGTTATCGTAAGGACCGCCCTCACCTAGCTCATAAACAGGTAATTGCACAATTACCTTTTCAAGTACTCTACCAAACTGATCTCGATAGGAAATCGTACCGTTAGTCGATAATTTGGCGAATTCGCTACTCGCGGCTTGCTTAGCCAACTCAATGATCCCAGCGGGGTAAAAACCATAGGTTTCTAATAGCGAGAGATAATTGCTGATATCAGCTAAAGAGAGCTGCGTGTCATAACTTGTCGATAACGATGTCGCTTTTTCAGTTAATTTATTGGTGACATCTGGGATCTGCCTAATATAGCGCGCACCAAAATCATTCTGCTTTTGGAAACAAGTCCAATCATCTTCTAGATCTTCCGTAATGGTGACACAATGATCGAAAATAGCTTGAGTTCTCAATAGCTGATCTTTAGCGGCGTATGGGCCACGGTTATACATAAAAGACATGATCATTGAAAGAGCATCAGGATCTTGCGAAGCTTGTAGAAAAAGGTGCATAGAATCTTGCGAAGCGTCTGAGCCTTGATTCCACGGCAGCGAGCCACTAACGATTGCTAATGCAGAACCATTATAAAATCCACTACTAATCGCAGAGCCAAGTATATTGCTAGCAGGACCATTGTTTGAGCTAAGCACCTCTTTAGGATCCATGTCGGCGTATGGGGTTGGAAAACCACCACCGACGACTCCCTGTAATTCCGCCCAAGCAGAACCTGGGTACTCTATCTGTAATACGCCATCGTCTTCAGCTTCATTACTCATCGGTACATCAGGTAAGTCATTACCTAACGAGCTTTCTTGTAGGCCCTTAGAAACAAAGTAATTGGGGTTCATCTGCCGTTCAAAATAATTACCAAACGATTCACCTGTCGCAAAATTGCGGGTTAAATCAAACGTACCATTGACGCCCTTTTTCAAACCGTGTTGCATCTGCACCCGACTAGATGCACTCGCGTGCGCGAAAGCAAGTGCCCAAAGCTTATGTTCTTCTATGGTGGCACTACTGCTGTTGTTAAGCACACTTAGGTTAATCGTACCGGCGTGTTCAGCTTTCCAATTGATTTCATAAAACTGACCTGAATTATTACACCCAGCCCTGTCAATATCGAAGCCACCGTCTGCAGTTTCAATAATCTCACAGTGGTAATTGACGGTTACATTATCGGCTAATCGAATCTGGTAATCGGGGGCTGCAGAGTTAATGGCATTTAAGGTTGGTAATAGCGCTTGATAATCCTCTTCGGTGATAAACTGTACCGCCATTGCCGATTGACAACATAGCGACAATATAACTGCCTGGGCCACTTTAGATTTCAATAGATTCATTTTGTCCTTCCTCTTATTTGTGAGTAACGCTCAAACGTAAACTGCTCATAAAACAATCAACCGTTCTGGTAGAGTTTCACTTTAAATAACAGCAAGACAAAAACTGACAAAATAACACTTAAGCAATAGCTAAATCATTATTTTGAATACAACCCCTTAATATTTAAAGGTTAATAAAGAGATCCCAACAATCCCTTGTACTCTCTATTAAACTGTTGCACAATTGTGACAGCGCTGTCAATTCAAAATTGTATACAAATTAGCGCAAATAATCTGGCGTAGTCTATGTCGGTTTTTGTTGTTGTATTATTTTCTTTATGAGGTAAATAAGGATTTAGAAAAACTGATAACGAGGTAATTACGTTCTCAAATTAATCGAATAATCAAATGGAACTGGTGATTCAAGATGAGATCTATAACATTAATTCGTTACCCTTTATTAACGTGTAGCGTGGTCCTATGCAGTAGCCTGTTTAGCCACTCGAGTCATGCAACCCCGGGCACACCGACCATCGCATGGATGGAAACCAATTATGCAGCCCCTGCAAACTACGCCATAAAATGGGATATGTGGTGGGGTACTAACGGTAACTCATGGTATCTATTAGAAAATAATAGTGTGATCCATAGTGCCACTATTACTGCTAACGGGCAAAATGCTCAAAATGCCCTGTTTAATGTCCAAAACTCTTCAGCAGGACAATATGACTACCAAGTAAAACTCTGTGATTCAAGTGTGACACCGGAATCATGCAGTGTTAGCAGTATCAAAACAATCACCATTACAGGTGATGCTATCAATCAAGCCCCAGTGGTCAATGCTGGTGCGGATCAATCCATTGAGCTCACAGCATCAGCGACATTAACAGCAAGCTTTAGCGACGATGGCTTATCAACGCCTATAACTCAAATTTGGTCTATGGTTTCAGGGCCAGGCTTGGCAAGCTTCACAGATAGTAGCGCAGCCACTACCAAAGTGACTTTTGATACCCAAGGCAGTTACACATTACGCTTTAGCGTAAATGATTCAGAGTTTTCTAGTAGCGATGAAGTCACGGTAACGGTCAGTCCAGAGCAACCCAACCAACCCCCTGTTGCAAATGCTGGTTTAGATCAAACAGTTACGGTAGCGAGCGCTGTAAATCTACAATCAAGTTTTACCGATGATGGAAAATCAGCTCCGATCACTCACCTGTGGAGCCAAATATCGGGCCCAGAAACAGTTAATTTCAGTGATCACACTGCAGCGAACCCAAGCTTTAATGTGGCAACTCTGGGCAGTTATGTACTTGAATATACGGTTAACGATGGAGAGTTAACCTCTTCTGATCAAGTTTCAATTACAGTTGAAAACACAAACAATATTGAAAAACCAGATGTGGTAGAAATTGCATGGAGGACACCAGAAGTCGCTCTTACAAACGGCAAAGCAGAAATCGCCATCACTTGGAATAAGTATTCGGGGATCAGTGGCACATCTTGGAGCTTGTCGCAAAATGACGCTAATGTTTACAACGCCAGCATTAGTCCTAATGGCAATAACCTACAAACAGCCTCGACTCAAGTAACCGTCACCAAAGCTGGTAGCTATCGCTATGTGGTCAGCCTTTGCAATGGCGTTAGCACCGAAAAAATATGTAGCCAGAGTAATCCATTGGTGGTCACGGTCACAGGTAGTGGCGGAGGCACCGCGCCATCAGCTTGTAATAATATCGAAGATTCAGATCCATGCCTTCCCAATAGAGCCGACCCTGTTGCTCTCGCGGTTAAGGGCTGGCCCAACTACCTTGCGATGGGATCAATAACCGATAACAATTTAGCGTTAAATCAACCATTCTCTAGCGCTAACTTGGATGCAATCTTTAAATATAGTGGTGATGGTATGGGTGACCGAGGCAGAGTTATTGAGCCTACAGTGACCTTACAGACCATCAAGCAAGCTCGGCAAATTGAAGCACTAAACGGTAGTAAGGTCATGCCCACTATGGTGGTTTATACTGCCAATGCTAGTGGCGGCGGAGTCGCAACCGAAGATATTACTGATTATGCCAACCTAGTCATGCACTATCAGAACCTTATTCGCCTAGCGGCGGTGATCCAAGCCCAAAAAGATAATGAGCACCCTTACCCAGCTTCACTCATCCTTAATGCCGATCTCTTTGGAGAATGGCAAAAAAGCCAAACGACACAATTTAAGGAAGCCTTTGGTGATAGCACTGGCTGGACAAACATTGCCGTTAAACAAGCATTAAAAGAAGCAATAACCAAAGAAAGCAATTATCAACTCAATCACAATAACGGCGGTACTGTCTCGCTAAATACATTATATGACCTACAACAACTCAAAACTGAAATAGACACTGCTATGGAGGATAATATTAAAGGCTGGGTGCAATCACAGAACTTTATTATTAAGCGCTTTAGCCCCGATGTATCCTTTAGTTGGCTAGTTAACCTATGGAATCCAGGAAGCGCCAATTGGGTGCATAAGGACTACTCTGGTCAACAAGCAGTCTGGAATGCTGCAGCAATGAGCGTAGCCAAATTTGTTGATTGGATCGGTGCATATGACAACAACGCTTATCAACCGGATTATCTCACTTTTGATAAATATGAACGAGACGGCTTCTCACCTATTGGCCGAGCAAACTATGCCTTCGGCGCCAAAGAGTGGCAAAACCTGCTCACCAACGTAAAGCAGATCACAGATCACTTAGATACACCCGCGATGCTATGGCAAATCCCCGGTGGACATATGCCAACCAATGGCGAAGATATTGGCAATTATGACCTTCAAAACAGCGCATCAAGTGCAGGAAGCTTTTTTATGGGCGATGCACAGATTGGAAGCCAGGTCAGTAATATCCGACCTGAAATACTCAACATAACCTTGAATCCAGCGGTATATGAGGGAGCCGTTTCTGTAGAGGCATTACTTAATCAATCTGCAAACTATGACTGGAGTCAAAACCAATTACGCCAAAGTGCCTATAGCAATGTGTTCTCCATCTTATGGGGCGGTGGCTCAACAACGGCGGTCGTACCGATCAATACCAATGGTAATGGAGACAACAACTGGCTACGGGACAAAATCATCAGTTATAAAACTGAAGGAAAAATTCCGTTGTATCATACTCAGTCAACAAGTAGTTCACAGCCTTTGACTGCCATTGCGCAATTGAATGCTGATTTAAGTGCAATATCTTCGAAAATGAATAACGAAGTGTTCTTGTATGAAACGCCAGAAAGTACTTGGATTCCATCGACTATTTACAAATGGGCTGACTTTTTAGCCGCACTAAACCCTATGCATAACGTCGGCATAGGCGACGTTAAGTTTTGGCTTACAGATCCTGCAGCCGACGACGCGACTAATATCCAATACGCAAAAGTCGCAATTGCTGCATTTCTGGCGCAAAGCATGAAGGAGACGATTCAATATAATGCTTGTGATGAGAATAACTGGTCTATTAATACTGGTGACCCTGTTAACTATCCTCTCTCTTCCTCTTGCGGCCAGCTAGGTCAGGTTTACGCCGACTACGGCACAAATGCCCAAGGTATTGATAACCCCTACTCCTGTCCACGCAACGACAAAATGGAGATCTCCGCACTCACTCACGCCAAGTGGTATGGAGCCCCTGCACCACTATTTACCGCTCCAGATGCGGTATTGCAAGAGCAAGGACTGCTGGTCAATGGCTATGTTGGTAGGTGGGACTATCAAACGCATTGTAATGTTTCACCTACCGAGATAGATGTTAATGCCCAAGTCTACCAACGTGAAGAGTGTAAAGCCTACGTCGGCCAAAAAGCGGGGAAATTTGTTTGGGATGGCAGCGCAGAAAAATCTGTACAGGGTTGTGGCTGGTGGGGCCGCGGCGTTATTCAAACCACTGGACGACTTAATTTTGGTAAGCTCAATCACTTTATTGGTCGAAGTCATGTCGCGGCGGACAAAGTTGGTCGTGTCATTGACGGTACGGTAGTTAAAGCAGCACCTAGTAACCCACTGTATGCCGATCTTGATTTATGTTCAAACCCTCAACTGATTTGCAGTACACAAGAGCACAAAGAGATTAAGTGGATAGCAGGTTTGTTTTTCTGGATGAATGAGGTTCAAGGCTACGATAATACTGGCGGCCCTTATGCATCATGGAACTATCATGAACAGCTTAAGGCGTATGTTGATGGTGGACTTAAGGGCAGCAAGTTTATTGATGATGTATCAGGCATTGTTAATCGTGGTTGTCCCGACTCCACTTGCCCCGTCAGTGGTGCGGTTGATGGGTTAGCTAAACGTAAAGAGAATTTTGTCAAAGCCCTCAAAGCAATGGGGCTTGATCCTCAGTAATCGTTACCAACAAAAATAAATGGGTCATTTATTTTGATCTTCTACGACAGACTCAAGCTGGCTTAGCAGCTTGAGTCTCATTTTGCTCAAATCACTATAGAACAACAGACTTTCTGCGAAATCTAACACTCTAGGTGTACCTGATTCATGCAAGGCTTGATAGTAAAACTCCTCTGCCGATGCAGGATTACCAAAGGACTCCGCCAATTTAGCCCTCAAAATATATGTCATGATTGTATTGTGAGTATGAGGGATTTGATTCAGATGCTGCACCGCTTCGATGGGCAGATCTTTAGATAATGCATGTAAGGCCATAGCTTCATAGACCTTAAAAGATTCAGGTGATTCAGATATCTGCGGTAAAATCTGTTCAAAATCACTGTTAAGTGAATTAATACTATCAATTGATAAATTTGACTTACCTAAATAGGCTATCGTCATGTTGTATATATAATTCATTGATAACAGGTAATGGCTCGTGGGGTCGATTTCTAACGCTTTCGCAAGTAAATCAATCGCATCAAACTGCTTATCATAACTATGTAAAGTTCCAATAGCTTCAAGTGACAACGCTAATGCTGCTGGCTCTTCGGGCATGTCACGTAAAACCAAATCTATTTCAGATTTAGCAATATCAATATTAAAAGCATCGAGCACATCATCTATCATCAATTTTATACTGTGTTTTAAGTGCTTTTCACTGATAGGGTACTTTCTATCTAAATGTTGATAATTAGAGATTTTGTTAAAGTATTCAATATTCACATAATCGATACCGTTTTCCCGAGTGACGATAAAAGAGAGTTTTTTAGCTGCTATCAAATGATCTTTCGGGTTAAATGATACCCTATAATTAACATTATACTTAAGATATTCAATTACTTTGAAGATAACTCCATTCTGCAATGAGGCATTAGCGAGTGAATTATCGATTGATGCTTCTATCACTCTAGGCTCTAAATCAGCATAAACAACATGCTCTACTGATGGTTGCTTGCCAATATCAGCCCGATTGAAAAAAACCACCAAAACCGCCACAGCAATCAAAGCGCCTACTATTGCCAATGAACTAGAAAATCGTACACTTTTTGCAGATTCTACTGCAGTAGTAGGCTCCTCATTTTCAGTAGCTTTCTTGTGTTTAGTCGCTTCTTTAGCAGCAAAGTTGCTCTTTTGTTCGGCATTGCTCTCTACTATTTTATGCGCCGCATTAAGGACTGTTGGTGCAGTTTTAACTTCGTTGACTACCTCCACGTCAGTATCAAGTTTATAGCCACGCTTAGGGACCGTGATGATGTACCCTTGTAAATGCTGATTATTAGTCTTAAGTATTTTTCGAAGTTCAAAAATAGCTTGGGTAATGACTTGATCTGTAAGGATAGAACCTTTCCATACATGATCGATTATTTCATCACGACTCAGTGTTGTTCTAGGATTGTCACAAAGAAAAAGTAGCAGGTTGGATAAACGATTGTCGATTAGGA
Encoded proteins:
- a CDS encoding winged helix-turn-helix domain-containing protein yields the protein MHKQSYRIDNWFFVPHENRLVLDEQEILIDNRLSNLLLFLCDNPRTTLSRDEIIDHVWKGSILTDQVITQAIFELRKILKTNNQHLQGYIITVPKRGYKLDTDVEVVNEVKTAPTVLNAAHKIVESNAEQKSNFAAKEATKHKKATENEEPTTAVESAKSVRFSSSLAIVGALIAVAVLVVFFNRADIGKQPSVEHVVYADLEPRVIEASIDNSLANASLQNGVIFKVIEYLKYNVNYRVSFNPKDHLIAAKKLSFIVTRENGIDYVNIEYFNKISNYQHLDRKYPISEKHLKHSIKLMIDDVLDAFNIDIAKSEIDLVLRDMPEEPAALALSLEAIGTLHSYDKQFDAIDLLAKALEIDPTSHYLLSMNYIYNMTIAYLGKSNLSIDSINSLNSDFEQILPQISESPESFKVYEAMALHALSKDLPIEAVQHLNQIPHTHNTIMTYILRAKLAESFGNPASAEEFYYQALHESGTPRVLDFAESLLFYSDLSKMRLKLLSQLESVVEDQNK
- a CDS encoding PKD domain-containing protein; its protein translation is MRSITLIRYPLLTCSVVLCSSLFSHSSHATPGTPTIAWMETNYAAPANYAIKWDMWWGTNGNSWYLLENNSVIHSATITANGQNAQNALFNVQNSSAGQYDYQVKLCDSSVTPESCSVSSIKTITITGDAINQAPVVNAGADQSIELTASATLTASFSDDGLSTPITQIWSMVSGPGLASFTDSSAATTKVTFDTQGSYTLRFSVNDSEFSSSDEVTVTVSPEQPNQPPVANAGLDQTVTVASAVNLQSSFTDDGKSAPITHLWSQISGPETVNFSDHTAANPSFNVATLGSYVLEYTVNDGELTSSDQVSITVENTNNIEKPDVVEIAWRTPEVALTNGKAEIAITWNKYSGISGTSWSLSQNDANVYNASISPNGNNLQTASTQVTVTKAGSYRYVVSLCNGVSTEKICSQSNPLVVTVTGSGGGTAPSACNNIEDSDPCLPNRADPVALAVKGWPNYLAMGSITDNNLALNQPFSSANLDAIFKYSGDGMGDRGRVIEPTVTLQTIKQARQIEALNGSKVMPTMVVYTANASGGGVATEDITDYANLVMHYQNLIRLAAVIQAQKDNEHPYPASLILNADLFGEWQKSQTTQFKEAFGDSTGWTNIAVKQALKEAITKESNYQLNHNNGGTVSLNTLYDLQQLKTEIDTAMEDNIKGWVQSQNFIIKRFSPDVSFSWLVNLWNPGSANWVHKDYSGQQAVWNAAAMSVAKFVDWIGAYDNNAYQPDYLTFDKYERDGFSPIGRANYAFGAKEWQNLLTNVKQITDHLDTPAMLWQIPGGHMPTNGEDIGNYDLQNSASSAGSFFMGDAQIGSQVSNIRPEILNITLNPAVYEGAVSVEALLNQSANYDWSQNQLRQSAYSNVFSILWGGGSTTAVVPINTNGNGDNNWLRDKIISYKTEGKIPLYHTQSTSSSQPLTAIAQLNADLSAISSKMNNEVFLYETPESTWIPSTIYKWADFLAALNPMHNVGIGDVKFWLTDPAADDATNIQYAKVAIAAFLAQSMKETIQYNACDENNWSINTGDPVNYPLSSSCGQLGQVYADYGTNAQGIDNPYSCPRNDKMEISALTHAKWYGAPAPLFTAPDAVLQEQGLLVNGYVGRWDYQTHCNVSPTEIDVNAQVYQREECKAYVGQKAGKFVWDGSAEKSVQGCGWWGRGVIQTTGRLNFGKLNHFIGRSHVAADKVGRVIDGTVVKAAPSNPLYADLDLCSNPQLICSTQEHKEIKWIAGLFFWMNEVQGYDNTGGPYASWNYHEQLKAYVDGGLKGSKFIDDVSGIVNRGCPDSTCPVSGAVDGLAKRKENFVKALKAMGLDPQ
- a CDS encoding AI-2E family transporter; the protein is MENPMQHSQSKLFITNMMESAIRIGLLFILIVWTYDIIKPFVIPVLWGAIIAVALMPLTQKLERALKGRRGLAATILALGSIILLITPFILVSSSIFDGVSHTIAVLQSGEIRIPGPTQKIADIPLIGDKLFDAWALFSTNLEKAVIHFLPQIKSAVGTMAGVLGSGVGTLVMFIVSLAIAGGFMAHAEKSAAAVSTVAVKVVGKHGEEWTTLTAATIRSVLLGVVGVAFIQAILIGSALFTFSIPAAGLFTFIVFILGIAQLPPLLVVLPLIFFVFSTHDSTPATIFTVWVIIAGVSDSFLKPMLMGRGVDVPMPVILIGAIGGMITAGIIGLFLGAVVLAIWYELFITWLKSEDGRDKDALSSDETNSETKPMVSAPAHSGADE
- a CDS encoding potassium channel family protein, which codes for MIERKINKDNNFYYMTAALVIMLLSASLIKSVAAGMVESILEGIIAVTFLVCVVSLGVDKSWKRFMQMLIVIWIALVILKKLVFIPHLNLMMLLLMFAFFWGTFSSICRQILFSGSVDSNKVVGSIALFLLLGLQWALAYLLILAFSPSAFGGIEQVPWGQNFSQMVYFSFVTLTTLGYGDISPDKPFAQVVVYLEAIAGVFYMAIVVASLVSAGLAQKVSEQDR